The following coding sequences are from one Odocoileus virginianus isolate 20LAN1187 ecotype Illinois chromosome 7, Ovbor_1.2, whole genome shotgun sequence window:
- the TFAM gene encoding transcription factor A, mitochondrial, which produces MALLRGMWGVLNALGKSGADLCAGCGSRLRSPFSFAYVPKWFSSNLSGYPKKPMTSYVRFSKEQLPIFKAQNPDAKNSELIRKIAKLWRELPDSEKKIYEDAYRADWQIYKEEINRIQEQLTPSQMVSLEKEIMQKRLKKKALIKKRELTMLGKPKRPRSAYNIFIAERFQEARNGTSQVKLKAINEHWKNLSNSQKQVYVQLAKDDKIRYYNEMKSWEEQMMEVGREDLIRRSMKYPAKNDPEEF; this is translated from the exons ATGGCGCTTCTCCGGGGCATGTGGGGTGTGCTGAATGCACTGGGAAAGTCAGGAGCGGATCTCTGCGCGGGCTGTGGCAGTCGACTGCGCTCTCCCTTTAG TTTTGCGTATGTTCCAAAATGGTTTTCATCCAACTTGAGTGGTTATCCAAAGAAGCCTATGACTTCATACGTTCGATTTTCTAAAGAACAGCTGCCCATATTTAAAGCTCAGAACCCAG aTGCAAAAAATTCAGAACTAATTAGAAAAATCGCTAAGCTATGGCGGGAACTTCCTGATTCAGAGAAAAAG ATATATGAAGATGCTTACAGGGCAGACTGGCAGATATACAAGGAAGAGATAAACAGAATTCAAGAACAACTAACTCCAAGTCAAATGGTAtctttggaaaaagaaatcatGCAGAAACGTTTAAAAAAGAAAGCGCTAATAAAAAAGAGA gAGTTAACAATGCTTGGAAAACCGAAAAGACCTCGCTCGGCTTATAACATTTTTATAGCTGAACGTTTTCAGGAAGCTAGGAATGGCACATCACAG GTAAAGCTGAAAGCTATaaatgaacactggaaaaatcTCTCTAATTCTCAAAAGCAA GTATATGTTCAACTTGCTAAAGATGATAAAATTCGTTATTATAACGAAATGAAATCTTGGGAGGAACAAATGATGGAAGTTGGACGAGAAGATCTTATACGTCGCTCGATGAAATACCCAGCAAAAAATGACCCTGAGGAGTTTTAA